In Magnolia sinica isolate HGM2019 chromosome 16, MsV1, whole genome shotgun sequence, the genomic window tctggaaacctgttgcacttgggacgctgtccaaggggagcaaattcgatttcaagccgagtgactcagtcacgcctcgactcattcaatagttcttctttctcaaaatttattttccttttttggttctcgatttttaatagtctatttaattcaactaaatattccaacaatcttgaaatcaaaattgttgaattacatagactatgactacagtaacagtaaatgcttctgctgagttagccaaaatcgaaccgttcgctggacaatcatttaaacggtggaaacagaaactgatgttcgctctgaccaccctgaaagtttcatacattttatctgaatcatttactatagatccagcaaatcaaactgaagtaacagatgaaaataattgtaaaaattatattctaaactctttatccaacgaactatatgatgtgtatgcttcttacgtgtctgctaaagacatatggactgctttggaaaagaaatatatattagaagatgcaggcgctaagaaacatgcaattgctaatttccttcattatgaaatgacagacgatatacctgtcacaaatcagattcataattttcaaagtctagttcatgaactatcgacagaaggaattaagttggatgaagtgtttctgtcaggatcactaatagaaaagttaccgccttcctgaaaagaatataagaatagaatgaaacataaaaagaacggtgtttctttggaaaccactatcgtacacatacgaataaaggaggccaatagaattagggaccaaaaagaaaataaaaatgagatatattcaaaggcgaatcttgtggaatcaagtcgggcaaataataagaaaaatggcaactgtcataactgtggcaaacctggacattatgcaaataaatgtaggctcaaaaagaagaatgcaaacaatcaattcaagaaaaagggaaactgctataactgtggaaagcctgggcatcatgtcaaaacctgcaggcttaagaaaaacaaagataagccgtaagctaatcttacagaaacatgCAAtaagtctgacatgatagtagctgtggtgtcagaagtcttccttgtaaacaacttggagtgggtactagacactggtgcaactaggcacgtgtgcaaggatcatagcatgtttacctcctaccaagtatcaggagatgatgaacaggtgttcatgggtaatgctagaacgggaaagggaaagtacttctgaagctcacttctggaaagactctaatgttgaatgatgtcctacatgtgcccgacattagaagaaacttggtctccggttcactcctcaataaggttggtgttaagttagtatttgattcagataagcttgtgatgactaagaatgaaacttttgttggtaaggggtactgtagcgatggtttattcattataaatgtatccaatgataataatatgaagacattcagttctgtttatatcgttgaacctttttatctatggcatagtagattaggtcatgtgaatatagcatctttgaagaaaatgaaaagattaagtttattacctaatatatctaatgaagaatttgacaaatgtgaaacatgtgtcgaatcaaaattcattagaaaatcctttaaataaatagaaagatcatctgttctattagagttaatacacagtgatttaggtgattttagaaatcacatgtctagaggtgaaaaaagatattacataacttttgtagatgattactctaggttcactagagtctatctgttaaggaacaaagatgaaactttagatgctttttctaaatataaaattgaagttgaaaatcagttaaatataaaaattaaaagacttagaacagatagaggaggtgaatatgaatattttcaatttagagaattctatgaaaagaatggaatagttcacgaaactacagctccttatacaccagaacaaaatggaatagcagaacgtaaaaatagaactctaaaagagatgatgaatgctatgttaaatagttcaggcttaccctcaaatatgtggggagaagcaattctatctgcttgttatattctaaataggattccttctaaatcttcttaacaaacaccatatgaactatggaagaattatgttcctagttacaaatatattaaagtgtgggggtgtcttactaaagtaggattacctgaaactaagaaaagaaagttaggtcctaaaacgaccgactgtgtatttataggttacgcacaaaatagtgcggcctataggtttctagttttaaaaactaaggataaattctagatcctaatacaattatagaagctagggatgcagagttctttgataACGTATTCCCtataaaatctaaatctataggaatagaggaagtcaataaatcagatattgcatctactagtaaaaatgcatacgagaaagtagtataagaaatacaaccaagaaaaagtactagggttataagagaaactaacctaggagatggttttttcactttcttagtagaagatgttcctacaacctatataaaagcaattaactctccagatgcaaccttttggaaggaagcaataaatgatgagttagaatttattatatctaataacacttggaaaattgtagacctaccacctagaaataaaccaataggttgtaaatgggtgtttagaaagaaactaaaaccagatgggactattgataagtttaagggtaggttggtagcgaaaggctttaaacaaaaagaaggaatagattactttgatacatactctcctgtaactagaattacaactatcagggtcttaatagcgatagcttccatatataaactagaattacaactatcagggtcttaatagcgatagcttccatatataaactggtggtacaccagataaacgttaagacagctttcctaaatggagacttagaagaagaaatatatatggaacaatctgagggttataagatatcaggaaaagaaaataaagtatgtagactaattaaatcattatatcgTTTAAAACatgctcctaaacaatggcatgaaaattttgatgatgttttaaaatcaaatggttatcatataaatgatgtagatagatgtgtatatagtaaaatttctgaaaatgattatgttattatatgcctttatgttgatgacatgcttatttttggaactaatattaaattagttaatacaactaagaaattcttgtcatctaagtttgacatgaaagacttaggagaggctagtgtaatcttgggtattaaaGTAACTAGAAAAAAttgtgttattatattatctcaatctcattacattgagaagatattgagaaagtttaaccattttgactttttacctgtcagtactccttatgattatagtgtgactctcatgaagaatacagaaaatagtgtgtctcaattggagtattccagaataattggtagccttatgtatctaacaaactgcactagaccagacattgcttttgcagtaggaaggctaagtaaatatacacataaccctggaaaagaatattggaatgctttgtctaagattttgagatacctaaaaggcagtatagcctatggtttacattataatggttttcctgctgtattataaggatacagtgatgctaactggattagtgattcagatgagacaaaatccacgagtggatatgtcttcactttaggtggagcagtctcttggaagtttaccaagcagacatgtatcgctcggtctactatggaatccgagtttattgccttagaaaaggctggaacagaagccgagtgacttagaaatctcttagctgatataccattctggccaaagcctatatcggccgtatctattcattgtgactgtcaagcagctatagcgaaagcaaagagtaaaatatataatggaaagagcagacatattagactcagacacaacatagtgaaacatatgttgcgtgatggagtcatatctattgactttgtgaagtcagaaaagaatctagcagatcctctgactaaaggactatctaaaaggttagtcaatgatacatcaaagggaatggggctgagcctaatatataagctgtcagtgtcggcaacccaacctatacaagtggagatcccatgagataggttcaacaGGAAAACAACGAGACACGAGGTACACGATtacactgagttgtatgagccccttttatggtgtatagtgcgagcagcaacgtagaaggatgagttgttagaactcttaatgaatctataaccatatatttggtggtgtatacagttgctgcatacacttgatggaattcacctatatgggtgtggaagtGGAGGCTGCTtcatatgagaatctaggcgaattctctagagcacccatgaaatccaggtaatggtttatgaccgaaacgcaccgaaccgcagaatcacttgcagaggaagagttgtgtgagtggcatgtacttgcgatttacattaaaaggattcaggttcaagactatggtgtcacctgattcctgtagacctgtcttgcttactctaatgtcggttcaagtctatggtaacaccggcaccattgcacaactattacgctttaatccgaaagggtttatttaaaaacatgtgggggattgttgtattttgttttaaaatagcattaaaatttaaattttcaaattttcggtaatttccctccaattttgaaaagttgtagtacttttgtgttgtgggttatcccacatcgaatttgaaaaggtaaactatcttgtatataagatagtctttttgcctagggcttgagcccctttcagggggcatgtgaatttggtcctgggggggctatgccaatagctctaatctatgccattgaccacacacgagcacgcgcgccgagccgagccgagccgagccgtacCGTGCCGTGCCGAGTCGAACCgtgccgtgccgtgccgagccgagccgaaccgagccgagtccgagtccgagtccgagtccgagtccgagtccgtgtccgtgtccgtgtccgtgtgcgcgtgcgcttgcgcgacgcgacgggacgggacgggctgggctgggctgggcctgGGCgcaggtgcgggtgcggtgtgtgtactcgcgtgggtgtgtgtatgggtactcgcaggactgtatgtgcgggagtgtactcgcatttgcgctttttcgttttaaaccagagagatgcgtcccttccggttggtcgcacctgttgggtttaaacccaacggacctaaccttttataaagggtgcttatgcaccacttcggagtctatataaagacaaccgattccagtttcatatatacgaaaaattcatctcttataaaacgctctctgatattcggttttaagcattttctactgagttcattgctgagtcaactcagcactttcggattaaactgcaagtggttcgagcccgtgtacagtgagtgcaccgctgggaccgggtcatagtcgttgtatcctggaggtcgattgctctgaaaacctgttgcacttgggacgctgtccaaggggagtaaattcgatttcaagccgagtgactcagtcacgcctcgtctcattcaataagttcttctttctcatttttattttccttttttggttctcgatttttaatagtctatttaattcaactaaatattccaacagtacgtacttcattttttggaataaTACACtcaaatgatatagaaaaattaaagtggatGCATAATGCGTACATCAAGGTAGCCCTCATGGTAACcgatggtaagggctgcaccatcttgaagtgaggctggggtctcacctaatccactctcctgCGTCCGAACCCAATTCCCACCCAACCATGGAACGGCATAGAACGTCAACTAACACATGTCCGATGTAAGATTTAGCCATTCATCATGCGGTCCCCAGCGTGTAGATTCCTTCGCCTCTGAAGTTTAGACCAGTCCACCAGCCGTGTAAGCCATGCAAGCTAGGTCACTTGGTAAGTGACTTGAATATTGCAAGCATCCGGGCTGGCCCACTTCGAGTTGGGCTTAGGCAGGATCATCATGCCGAGTGGTGGGCTCGGGCTCAGGCTCGGGCTTGAATTTCAGCCCCATTTTTTAAATTGGGCTGAGGTTGGACTTAGACTTCAGAAGCCCGTGgcctggcccaaaaataagacgtTTCGGAGATTCACAACGGGAGCAGAAAAAGCTACTTCAATGCactaaggaaaaaaacaaatatcagcttgatccaaaacttctgtgcccctcaggaatttttcaacggtggacattcaaatCATACTGTTTCGtgtgggtggtccacttgaactttgcttgcgcttcatttttaggctaaagataaaaaattatctagtaaaatgggtAAACAGAgcgtataaaatacataaatcagtgggtcccacagagtttactcagtacgcaatccgcttcccactgcACCCGATCTAGTTCTCTAAGCGCTAGCGTGTCATCCATCACACGCCGCCAGAGTATAAAGTTTCTCTCTTTCGAAATCGAACGACGGGAAGGAAACAGATTCCAGCAGAAGCTACTGCTCTCTATCAGACAGCGCGGGAGATTTCCAGTTCTCCTTCTTCCTGTCAAACCCTAACCCTTGCTCTAACTCCAAGAGTCCCTCGACATGAAGCCGTCCATCTCACCaggcatggaccccaccacatccCCCTGGATCCTTGAATTCCTCCTCTGCCAGCCCCACCTCGACGCGTGGGTCGCACACCGGCTCACCTCCATCCTCCCCGTCTCCAACGACTACCCCCGCCTCCACAAAACCATCCTCCTCCGCTCCATCGTCTCCGATATCTCCCACCGTTCAATCTCCGAAGCCACCCTCGAATCTCTCGAATTGATCGAAGATCTTGATCACTCTGCGGGCCTCTCGATCCCCGACTCCATGCAGGCTGCGTATGCCGCGGTCGCAGCGGAATGCACAGCAAAATTCTTGAAATGCGAGCCCGAGGATCATAACGAGTTCGTGGAGGCCGTCAATCGGATCTGGAAATGTAGGGTTTCTGATATGGAGAGATCGAATCTCCGCGTCGGATTGATTTCAAAGCGGTTgatggaattgaagaaggagatgatGACGGCAGTATGGAATAGTGGGGTGAGGGGGGAGCTGAGGGCGCGGGAGACGATGAAGGAGGCCTTGGATTCGGTTAGGGTGTATTTGGAAGAGGCTGTGGAGGAGATGGGACCATCTTTCTTGGAATATGCAGCGGTGGAGGTTTGTGGGCAGGAAACAGATGTGCGGGATTCAGTTACTGGTTTGGATGGTGTGAGCGCGGGGCTGGGTGCTGATGATGTGGTTGTCATTGATGATGGTGCTGGCAGTGTGGAATTTGATCATgttgaggaagaggatgaggaagtGAGGGTTTGCTCCTCGTGGAgaggtcagtttttttttttttaaatccttttTTTAAATGATTAGTTTCCTACTAGTGTGGAATTTTTGAGTACTGTTACTTTGAAGTTTTGAGCAGTAGATGCTGAAATAATTGCacattccttcttcttcttcttcttcttcttcttcttcttttttttaaaattttaatttttaattatttatttatttattttaaatttttctaacaaTACATGCTTGGATTTACACGCTAAAATAATAATATGGGTCCAGTTGGATGTGAAGAGCTCCTTACCAAACAATCCGTACCGTTCAATTTCTGTCCCGTGGATGATGTTTAAGAATGGTGTGTGGCTGATGGTCTACAAGTGATGGGAAAAAGTTCACTGATCAGATGATTGGGATTTTTCAGTGGAGCTTGTTTTTTAGCCCATCACCTGTTGGGTCTGCTCAATGACCTGTATGTAATACTCAACCAGTCGAAACGCCTGTTTGACTTGGGCATACCTCTTATGATTTATTGGCTGCGCTGAAACAAATTTATGTTTTTCATGTTCTTtctcattgtttttatttttattttttatgccaTTATACTTTTTTCTTCCTTGCCATTTTTCTTACTAAATACTGCATCCAGCTTCTGATAACATACCATTCAGTTGGAAGAATGATATGGATACCTGAGAGGTGGCCCCACCTGCACAGAATGCTACCCCAGTTGAAAATGCCATTAATTTGGCATTCCTCTTCTGCTTCGCTGAagtaattttacatttttttttttcattcatttttcttcttcagaATTCTGCATTCATTATCTGAGTAAGCAACTGCATTTGTATTTTTCAGGCGGTCATATGGGAAGTCTGCCACCGGCACAAAAGGATGTATCTGATCAAGACACAGTTTCTACTATGGAAGGTACACTTGCAAAGCTAAAAGAAGTGGGTGCTGCTGGAATGGACAACAAATTTGACCGCCTGCCTTTGGTTGAAGTTGTGAAAGTGAAGGAAGCCCTTAAATCAAGTTCTACAAATCTGCGCACAGTTGTGGAAGACCCGCTTCCAGATGCTCTAGAAATGGCTGCAGGAATATTGGCTAACATGGCAACTGAAATAAGCCACAAGGCACAGGAAGAATGTGAAAATCGGGTTGATGTTGAGGCACTGGAAGAACATCAAAATGGGGTAGATGTTGGTACAAATAACCTCTCTGTGGAGAAGGGTGTAAATGCTAATAATGCCGGAGCCACTGCTACTGGAAATCAAAATGGCAAGCATCATGACGGAACATCATTCCCTAGCCTTATGGCATGGAATAGAACTGCCCATACTTATGAGGTGATAATTTCATAATCCTTTCTTTGAGGCATGGTTGATGGTTTACATTATTATGTCATAAAATGGGGGCTAGATTTCTACCTGTTCTTTCAAGTCACTGATTGAATGTCTTTCAACTGTCTACTGGACTTGGGATTTGTAGCAATGGTGCTCATCAAATTCATCTGTCAAATACGGACCGTACACATTTAGGAGAAGGTCTCAAATAAGTCTAACAAGTTGGGCCACTAGTTACGGTCCACCCAATATATAACTTTCAACCTTTCATGTGCAtccaacatccaatccgtccaataggttggccctacAATGATGATTGCCTTGTACAAGAATCACCCACATCCACTTATTGAGTGGACGACAATTGtaattttctatttatcaatgcctAGACatagttttctatgatgtggcccacttgattggtagatggggctgatttttccaCTAGGTATCCTCATGGTGAGGTCAACCTATTCGAAGGGTTTTGATGTCTTGTTCACTTAATAGGTTGGAGGTTATCTGCTGGGTGGACCGTAAATTacggtccaactggttggaccacaagtcaTGGTCCAACCGGTGAATAACTTCCATTCTATCATGTGCATGCTgcatccaatccttccaataggttgggctGACCTCAAGGACCACCATGTTAAAAAATCAGCCTCATAATCATCAGGGGGATGGAACCATAGAAAACAAGTTATGGCCATTGATAAATAAGAAAATACTAGTGTGATCCATTGATGGGTGGATGCCGCTGATTTTCGCACAATTTGATCCTCATGATGAGGACAACCTATTGGACAGGTGAGATGTTGCATGGACATGAAAGGTTGGAACTTATTCGCTGGGTGGACAGTTAGTtttggtccaactggttggacttgagaccttttcCATATTTAAAGGCTGTCATGGTATCACATATCGAAGTGAGAATGATTAGCGAAGCCACTGGGTCTTGCAGTTGGAGAAAACAGTTGAATGGAATGATATTGGCATTATTCTATGTATATTCAAGGCTTTCATGGTATCAAAAGATTAGAAAAGGGCCATGTCCATTGTTATGTCTAGGAGGCGTGTTTTGCATTTACAATTTTAGAAAAAGCGAACAGCTTGAAAGTTCCTTCTCCCCGGATTCCGTGGGTTGGAGGAGGTAAATGGCAATGGAGTTGATCTATTGGATTCTGTTGATTTTGTGGACATTAGATATATTAGATATATTTGTCCCTCTCCATATACTCTTGCTTAGTTTTCTAGTGTCCTtgttagatttttatttattttttaataaacagaaaatgaaaagatttccCACTTCAGAAAAATGCTTACTGAAACCCTAAAATGCAAAAAGTTGAGGAAGGGGCTGGCTTTTGAGAAACCATCACTGTTGACCTAGATTTCCCAAGCAATTTCCTATGCACATTTATGTGACTTTTAAGAACATTTTGGACATGAAAAGGCGAAAAAGGTGAGTAGCATGATGCtcctttttctttatatatatatatatatatatatattgcaatggCACTCAAAGAGTCCATACTCGCTAAATGGAAAAATGGAGCAACCACTCTAGAATAATCGTGTGGATGAttgctttctttttttattttttattttttttcgagagagatgatgatgatgatgaaatttttaattAACACTAAAAGAAGGAAAAACGAAAATTACAACAAAGATGCCCAATGCATGGGGGAAAGATTACAACTATCGAAATAATCTATACAAGAAGCCCATCCCATAACATCAACCTTAGCCTGCCCAATCACCTCTGCTATAGAGTC contains:
- the LOC131229057 gene encoding uncharacterized protein LOC131229057 isoform X1 — its product is MKPSISPGMDPTTSPWILEFLLCQPHLDAWVAHRLTSILPVSNDYPRLHKTILLRSIVSDISHRSISEATLESLELIEDLDHSAGLSIPDSMQAAYAAVAAECTAKFLKCEPEDHNEFVEAVNRIWKCRVSDMERSNLRVGLISKRLMELKKEMMTAVWNSGVRGELRARETMKEALDSVRVYLEEAVEEMGPSFLEYAAVEVCGQETDVRDSVTGLDGVSAGLGADDVVVIDDGAGSVEFDHVEEEDEEVRVCSSWRGGHMGSLPPAQKDVSDQDTVSTMEGTLAKLKEVGAAGMDNKFDRLPLVEVVKVKEALKSSSTNLRTVVEDPLPDALEMAAGILANMATEISHKAQEECENRVDVEALEEHQNGVDVGTNNLSVEKGVNANNAGATATGNQNGKHHDGTSFPSLMAWNRTAHTYEWDDDSISSQSEKSPNCSRGLHLPSPKNRVISPLKKREITRYSKRRKIKKWSSLEEETLRKAVENHGKGNWKFILNRHHQIFEDRTEIDLKDKWRNLTRG
- the LOC131229057 gene encoding uncharacterized protein LOC131229057 isoform X2, whose translation is MKPSISPGMDPTTSPWILEFLLCQPHLDAWVAHRLTSILPVSNDYPRLHKTILLRSIVSDISHRSISEATLESLELIEDLDHSAGLSIPDSMQAAYAAVAAECTAKFLKCEPEDHNEFVEAVNRIWKCRVSDMERSNLRVGLISKRLMELKKEMMTAVWNSGVRGELRARETMKEALDSVRVYLEEAVEEMGPSFLEYAAVEVCGQETDVRDSVTGLDGVSAGLGADDVVVIDDGAGSVEFDHVEEEDEEVRVCSSWRGGHMGSLPPAQKDVSDQDTVSTMEGTLAKLKEVGAAGMDNKFDRLPLVEVVKVKEALKSSSTNLRTVVEDPLPDALEMAAGILANMATEISHKAQEECENRVDVEALEEHQNGVDVGTNNLSVEKGVNANNAGATATGNQNGKHHDGTSFPSLMAWNRTAHTYEWDDDSISSQSEKSPNCSRGLHLPSPKNRVISPLKKREITRYSKRRKIKKWSSLEEETLRKAVENHGKGNWKFILNRHHQIFEDRTERLNYAD